One window of Meiothermus sp. CFH 77666 genomic DNA carries:
- a CDS encoding TIGR00730 family Rossman fold protein, producing the protein MTQPEIDLLQHQDSWRLWRIMAEIVEGFEVLGELGVPLVTVFGSARLGSESPYYAQALLLGQRLAEAGFGVVTGGGPGLMEAANRGAYNAGGISVGLNIQLPHEQRANPFQTHSLSFRYFFARKLMLVRYAQAFVVMPGGFGSLDELTEVLVLVQTGKVHPFPIFALDKAYWRGLLDWMKGTMIPAGVVDARDLELITLVDTPEEVLEVLTGTNRNDP; encoded by the coding sequence ATGACCCAACCCGAAATTGACCTGTTGCAGCATCAGGATTCCTGGCGGTTATGGCGCATCATGGCCGAAATTGTGGAAGGTTTTGAAGTGTTGGGGGAGCTGGGGGTACCGCTCGTAACGGTGTTTGGTTCGGCTCGCCTCGGTTCGGAAAGCCCCTACTACGCCCAGGCGCTGTTGCTTGGGCAACGGCTGGCCGAGGCAGGTTTTGGCGTGGTGACGGGCGGTGGGCCGGGGCTGATGGAGGCCGCCAACCGGGGGGCTTACAATGCGGGGGGCATCTCGGTGGGGCTCAACATCCAGTTACCCCACGAACAAAGGGCCAATCCCTTCCAGACCCATAGCTTGAGCTTTCGCTATTTTTTTGCCCGCAAACTGATGTTGGTGCGCTACGCCCAGGCTTTTGTGGTGATGCCGGGAGGCTTCGGCAGCCTGGATGAGCTGACCGAGGTACTGGTGCTGGTGCAGACCGGAAAGGTACATCCGTTCCCCATTTTTGCACTGGATAAGGCCTACTGGAGGGGATTGCTGGACTGGATGAAAGGCACCATGATTCCCGCCGGGGTTGTGGATGCCAGGGATCTGGAGCTCATCACCCTGGTAGACACGCCTGAGGAAGTGCTCGAAGTGCTGACCGGCACCAACAGGAATGACCCATAA
- a CDS encoding CHAT domain-containing protein, with protein sequence MNITDLAQYLMDEPDPAKRLARLQQIVPTIELIEILKAEVDHQKDVDTARALLAGERAVEAAAHVQDAKARPLALWAYAVGLTVRGNFAEAIPVFEEARKGLQNLGYQEDATRAGMRQIQALAMMGDMKGALALAEEAREVFMELGLFRDAALVSVNIGIIHYRAGRMLEAEGAVKYALEQLSRVGDVVGQGKAHGNLALIYEAQDRYREAVTHYQTALDIFRAHNLTEDFIGNSVNLALLYRKEGRLNQALDLLSRVRAMYGKLDGNPNAAFAQLEEARIHLDLNLLSEAHKLSQELVEVFAARGMQMEQAEALTTLGSALAKQGKLEEARQTLERAREGWLSLQNAIQAALVEVSVASLFLESGRQGQIAALEQAVLVAGRAIEALSEVPSAKALGLSVMAEALLDLGNRPEAKRYLEEAASLAVGLGIPDLTIRIERLRGQVALLENRTQAAELHFKRAIERLEAVRASLSVDEFKSAYLGDKLEVYGDLVDLLLDTQRPREAFEYAERAKSRALVDLLARGGESPRRSADPEVERLRQELAEARQELNQHFLAVEAESAAGTRGSNWEKMVALEERVTQLIRELERLQPETVMTEQVQELRLHELQQTLEPGTILLEYFHTRKGLMAFVVEGERVEAVRELGSLEQVQQHVEQLEFFLSRVAQGGIMLKIYGEEALKRSVDDQLQALYRLLIEPLSLKLSGQPLIIVPHGVLHAVPFAALYDGEQYLLDRAELSLSPSAAVYALCRKRVRHDPGSLVAFGVPLENIPQATLEVEQISQIARAPHKFVGEQATLQNFFAAAPQAEVLHIATHGAFRPDNPMFSGLRMADGWLAARDLYNLRLGAELVVLSACETGLAKQTSGDELMGLARGFLYAGAPCLIASLWPVRDDATAKFMTTFYTNLRAGMSVATAMREAQLALRREHPNPYFWSAFTATGDSHRTVHI encoded by the coding sequence ATGAATATTACCGACCTGGCCCAGTATTTGATGGACGAGCCTGATCCGGCCAAGAGGCTGGCGCGTTTACAGCAAATCGTGCCAACGATTGAATTAATCGAGATTCTCAAGGCAGAAGTAGACCATCAAAAAGACGTGGATACGGCCAGGGCCCTGCTGGCAGGGGAACGGGCTGTAGAGGCTGCAGCCCATGTTCAGGACGCCAAGGCCCGCCCGCTGGCCCTGTGGGCCTATGCCGTAGGTCTGACGGTACGCGGCAATTTTGCCGAAGCCATACCCGTCTTTGAAGAGGCCCGCAAGGGGCTGCAAAACCTGGGATACCAGGAAGACGCGACCCGTGCGGGTATGCGGCAGATCCAGGCCCTGGCCATGATGGGAGATATGAAGGGGGCTCTGGCCCTGGCGGAAGAAGCCCGCGAGGTCTTCATGGAACTGGGGTTGTTTCGTGATGCCGCCCTGGTGAGCGTCAACATCGGCATTATTCACTACCGGGCAGGCCGGATGCTCGAGGCCGAGGGCGCCGTCAAGTATGCCCTCGAGCAACTCTCGAGGGTAGGGGATGTGGTAGGCCAGGGCAAGGCCCACGGCAACCTGGCCCTGATTTACGAGGCCCAGGATCGCTACCGCGAGGCAGTAACGCACTACCAGACCGCCCTGGACATTTTTCGCGCCCACAACCTGACCGAAGACTTTATCGGCAACAGCGTGAACCTGGCCCTGCTGTATCGCAAGGAAGGCCGGCTGAACCAGGCCCTCGACCTGTTGAGCCGGGTGCGGGCCATGTATGGCAAGCTCGATGGCAACCCCAACGCGGCCTTTGCCCAGCTCGAGGAGGCCCGCATCCACCTCGATCTCAACCTGCTGTCGGAAGCCCACAAGCTCTCCCAGGAACTGGTGGAGGTTTTTGCGGCGCGGGGTATGCAGATGGAGCAGGCCGAGGCCCTGACCACCCTGGGCAGCGCCCTGGCCAAGCAGGGCAAACTCGAGGAGGCCCGCCAGACCCTGGAACGCGCACGGGAGGGCTGGTTGTCTCTGCAAAACGCCATCCAGGCGGCGCTGGTGGAGGTCTCGGTGGCTTCCTTATTTTTGGAGTCGGGGCGCCAGGGCCAGATAGCCGCCCTCGAGCAGGCCGTGCTGGTAGCGGGTCGGGCCATTGAGGCCCTGAGCGAGGTGCCCTCGGCCAAGGCCCTGGGTCTGAGCGTGATGGCCGAAGCCTTGTTGGATCTGGGCAACCGCCCGGAAGCCAAGCGCTACCTGGAAGAAGCCGCCTCCCTGGCCGTAGGGCTGGGCATTCCCGATCTCACCATCCGCATTGAACGCCTGCGGGGTCAGGTGGCCCTGCTGGAGAATCGCACCCAGGCCGCCGAACTGCACTTCAAACGCGCCATTGAGCGCCTCGAGGCGGTGCGGGCCAGCCTCAGCGTGGACGAGTTCAAGTCGGCGTACCTGGGCGATAAGCTCGAGGTCTACGGCGACCTGGTAGACTTGTTGCTGGATACCCAGCGCCCCCGTGAAGCCTTTGAATATGCCGAACGCGCCAAGTCGCGGGCCCTGGTAGATCTGCTGGCCCGTGGCGGCGAAAGCCCCCGCAGGTCAGCCGACCCCGAGGTCGAGCGCTTGCGGCAGGAACTTGCTGAGGCGCGCCAGGAGCTCAACCAGCACTTTCTGGCGGTAGAAGCCGAATCAGCAGCGGGAACCCGTGGCAGCAACTGGGAAAAAATGGTGGCTCTGGAGGAGCGGGTCACCCAGCTTATCCGCGAGCTCGAGCGCCTCCAGCCCGAAACCGTCATGACCGAACAGGTGCAGGAGCTCCGCCTGCACGAGCTGCAGCAAACCCTCGAGCCAGGCACCATCCTGCTCGAGTACTTCCACACCCGCAAGGGCTTGATGGCCTTTGTGGTGGAGGGGGAACGCGTCGAGGCGGTACGCGAGCTGGGCTCCCTCGAGCAAGTCCAGCAGCACGTCGAACAGCTCGAGTTCTTTCTCAGCCGGGTCGCCCAAGGCGGCATAATGCTGAAGATTTATGGTGAGGAAGCCCTCAAGCGTTCGGTAGACGATCAGCTCCAGGCCCTCTACCGGTTGCTCATCGAGCCCCTCTCGCTCAAACTCTCCGGCCAGCCCCTCATTATCGTCCCGCACGGGGTGCTCCACGCGGTGCCCTTTGCAGCCTTGTATGATGGCGAACAATATCTGCTCGACCGTGCAGAGCTTTCCCTTTCGCCCAGTGCGGCGGTGTATGCCCTGTGCCGTAAACGTGTTCGACACGACCCCGGCTCCCTGGTAGCCTTTGGGGTGCCCCTCGAGAACATTCCCCAGGCCACCCTGGAAGTAGAGCAGATTAGCCAGATTGCCCGGGCCCCCCACAAGTTTGTGGGAGAGCAGGCCACGCTGCAAAACTTCTTTGCGGCTGCGCCCCAGGCCGAGGTCTTGCACATTGCCACCCACGGGGCTTTCCGCCCTGACAACCCCATGTTTTCCGGGCTGCGCATGGCAGACGGCTGGCTGGCGGCCCGCGACCTCTATAACCTGCGCCTGGGGGCCGAGTTGGTGGTGCTCTCGGCCTGCGAGACGGGTCTGGCCAAGCAAACCAGCGGCGACGAACTGATGGGCCTGGCAAGGGGCTTCCTTTATGCAGGTGCGCCCTGTCTGATTGCCAGCTTGTGGCCGGTACGCGACGACGCTACCGCCAAGTTCATGACCACCTTCTACACCAACCTGCGGGCGGGGATGTCGGTGGCTACGGCCATGCGCGAGGCCCAACTGGCCTTGCGCCGGGAGCATCCCAACCCCTACTTCTGGTCGGCGTTTACGGCTACGGGCGATTCGCACCGCACCGTGCACATATAA
- a CDS encoding GGDEF domain-containing protein: MSQDRLPRRLRLARVPSESKPSRSVLQAVSTQLIDRLLAGGATQAFELGLEELLRELPGVEQAFLWVRDGQNRFSLQAFRGVPQAALEGVEAVLESSLRMAYLGSPEGWLAGRAHLDGEEHFLRRVLNTLSGKLEASTQEPAHNLTLPLLANRQVWAVLHLHAPARFLGQAEADWVSQYMAGVAPILREVYLREAAERQSLWLSAINALLRVSHEQPLELGLQDALEEATRLSGAEGARLITFEGHAIRTIAQAGWGSGLPVEAAITRQLGERLRSGQQVGIPRYDLYPAHRLELVEAGLRSLFILPILRQSSEASALLLFSTQQHWLPDAQTQELLSDMAAAIGVVRVEWTLRRELAWAAYTDPLTGLGNRRAFERDLEKLTQRANGRVVVLVLLDLDGFKAINDTYGHVHADHVLVRLGGVLRSRARAGDRAYRLGGDEFALIIEGSSTLNPLRTAERYRALLEEIRVSDSTFLKVSLGYAVYPTDVADIQSLWRIADDQMYRDKALRKGRTPLFTQGLEQPIQLNTPLFRLANRLAQVLKLEPGEQQVLQASCYLLQLALGEIESSPDVQLPDVLLREAARVLMFFQSHWDGRDQPLDLMGEPIPRAARVLQVARQFIAAIQPVEGRPAFSIEEALEAIARQAHQRFDPTVVEALHSLRGSLSEDSAA; this comes from the coding sequence ATGTCTCAAGATCGCCTTCCCCGTCGCCTACGTTTAGCTCGAGTACCCTCGGAATCCAAACCGAGCCGGTCGGTACTGCAAGCAGTCTCTACCCAACTGATTGACCGCTTGCTGGCGGGGGGTGCTACCCAGGCATTCGAGCTGGGATTGGAGGAACTGCTGCGCGAACTGCCAGGGGTTGAACAGGCTTTTTTGTGGGTGCGGGATGGACAAAACCGCTTTAGCTTGCAGGCTTTTCGGGGGGTGCCTCAAGCCGCCCTCGAGGGGGTCGAAGCGGTACTGGAGTCCTCGCTCAGGATGGCCTATCTGGGTTCGCCGGAAGGCTGGCTGGCCGGGAGGGCGCACCTCGATGGCGAGGAGCATTTCCTGCGCCGGGTGCTTAACACACTCTCCGGCAAGCTGGAAGCCTCAACCCAGGAGCCTGCTCATAACCTCACCCTGCCGCTCCTGGCTAATCGGCAGGTGTGGGCCGTACTGCACCTGCATGCGCCGGCCCGATTCCTGGGCCAGGCGGAAGCAGACTGGGTAAGCCAGTACATGGCAGGGGTGGCGCCCATCCTGCGCGAGGTGTATTTGCGCGAAGCGGCGGAGCGACAGTCGCTGTGGTTATCGGCGATTAACGCCTTGCTACGGGTCTCGCACGAGCAGCCGCTCGAGCTGGGGTTACAGGATGCCCTCGAGGAAGCCACCCGCCTCTCGGGGGCCGAAGGGGCTCGCCTGATTACCTTCGAAGGGCACGCTATTCGCACCATTGCCCAGGCCGGCTGGGGTTCGGGGCTGCCCGTGGAAGCAGCCATTACCCGCCAGTTGGGTGAGCGCTTGCGCAGCGGACAGCAGGTGGGTATTCCCCGCTACGACCTGTATCCCGCTCATCGCCTCGAGCTGGTGGAGGCCGGGCTCCGTAGTTTGTTTATCCTGCCCATTCTGCGGCAGAGCAGCGAAGCCAGTGCCTTGCTGCTCTTCAGTACCCAGCAACACTGGCTTCCCGATGCCCAGACCCAGGAACTCCTGAGCGATATGGCGGCAGCCATTGGGGTGGTGCGGGTGGAGTGGACTTTGCGGCGGGAGCTGGCCTGGGCCGCCTACACCGACCCCCTGACCGGGCTGGGCAACCGCCGGGCCTTTGAGCGCGACCTGGAAAAGCTCACCCAGCGGGCCAATGGCCGTGTGGTGGTGCTGGTGCTGCTCGACCTGGATGGATTCAAGGCCATCAACGATACCTACGGTCACGTACATGCCGATCACGTACTGGTGCGGCTGGGCGGGGTGCTACGCTCCAGGGCCAGGGCCGGGGATCGGGCCTACCGCCTGGGGGGTGATGAATTTGCCCTGATCATCGAGGGTTCCAGTACCCTCAATCCGCTCCGCACGGCAGAGCGCTACCGTGCGCTGTTGGAGGAAATCCGCGTCTCCGATAGTACTTTCCTGAAGGTCAGTCTGGGCTATGCGGTTTATCCTACCGATGTAGCGGATATCCAGAGCCTGTGGCGCATTGCCGATGACCAGATGTACAGGGACAAAGCCCTGCGCAAGGGCCGTACCCCACTGTTTACCCAGGGGCTCGAGCAGCCCATTCAACTCAACACGCCTCTGTTCCGCCTTGCCAACCGGCTGGCCCAGGTGTTGAAACTGGAGCCGGGCGAACAACAGGTTTTGCAAGCGAGTTGTTATCTGCTGCAACTGGCCCTGGGCGAAATAGAAAGCTCCCCGGATGTGCAGTTACCCGACGTATTGCTGCGCGAAGCCGCACGGGTGCTGATGTTTTTTCAAAGCCACTGGGACGGGAGGGATCAACCGCTGGACTTGATGGGTGAGCCCATTCCCCGGGCTGCCCGGGTGCTGCAGGTGGCCCGGCAGTTTATAGCCGCCATACAGCCTGTGGAAGGACGGCCCGCATTCAGCATTGAGGAAGCATTGGAAGCCATTGCCAGACAAGCCCATCAACGATTCGACCCAACCGTGGTAGAAGCCTTGCACTCTCTTCGGGGTAGCCTGAGCGAGGATTCAGCCGCTTGA
- a CDS encoding non-heme iron oxygenase ferredoxin subunit encodes MWIPVAKLEQFQNGRLVVRVEGEKTPVLLLHTGEEVFAIADICTHDKNPLSDGPVEGDTIQCTRHGARFNLRTGKATLPAPRPVKAYRVKLEEGQVWLEV; translated from the coding sequence ATGTGGATTCCAGTCGCAAAGCTCGAGCAGTTCCAGAATGGCCGTCTGGTGGTCAGGGTTGAGGGCGAAAAAACCCCGGTGCTGTTGCTCCATACCGGCGAGGAAGTTTTTGCCATTGCGGACATCTGCACCCACGACAAAAACCCCCTCTCCGATGGCCCGGTAGAGGGCGATACCATCCAGTGCACCCGCCACGGGGCCCGGTTTAACCTGCGCACCGGCAAGGCCACCCTGCCTGCCCCACGCCCGGTGAAGGCCTACAGGGTCAAGCTCGAAGAGGGGCAGGTTTGGTTGGAGGTATAA
- the sufD gene encoding Fe-S cluster assembly protein SufD, which translates to MELTSTLSRDLVLQVSSLLNEPDWLRAKRLLAWETFARLPYPTTRTEEWKYTDITEVPFEELSLELPTGKPSAIPQAVQERLAQAQLSGYAVFVGADLVHALLPEEYRQQGVIFCSLHEALAQHPRLVEENLFKAVNWSDLVGTQQNRPENSKIPALNAALFTHGVFLYIPKNVEFSKPIGVFKYLEGGKLSGSRTLIVGDVNSQAVYIEEYISPSKVAASVNTSSTEIIVGNGAKVRHAHIQLLGQGFYHFHRQRAHLQRDAALNDLVVNMGATISRAEVQSEMLGPGSSSEMLGLYFTTGHEHVDHYTLQHHVADHAYSDVLYKGAAKDQSRTVYAGLIKVERGAQKTDAYQTNRNLLLSEDARSDSVPQLEIGANDVKCSHGSSTAPVAPEELFYLMSRGLPRHMAQQILVKGHMTDVLTRIPIEPLRQHIERIIEEKVRV; encoded by the coding sequence ATGGAGCTGACCTCAACCCTCTCCCGCGACCTGGTATTGCAGGTTTCCAGCTTGCTGAACGAGCCCGACTGGCTCCGGGCCAAGCGCCTATTGGCCTGGGAGACCTTTGCCAGGCTGCCCTACCCCACCACCCGCACCGAGGAGTGGAAGTACACCGACATCACCGAGGTGCCCTTCGAGGAACTCTCCCTCGAGCTCCCCACCGGAAAGCCCTCGGCCATTCCCCAGGCGGTACAGGAGCGTCTGGCCCAGGCCCAGCTATCGGGCTACGCCGTGTTCGTGGGGGCGGATCTGGTACACGCCCTGCTGCCCGAGGAGTACCGTCAGCAGGGCGTCATCTTCTGTAGCCTGCACGAGGCCCTTGCCCAGCACCCCAGGCTGGTCGAGGAGAACCTCTTCAAAGCGGTCAACTGGTCTGACCTGGTGGGCACCCAGCAAAACCGCCCCGAGAACTCCAAGATTCCCGCCCTGAACGCGGCCCTCTTCACCCACGGGGTGTTCCTTTACATCCCCAAAAACGTAGAGTTCAGCAAGCCTATCGGGGTGTTTAAGTACCTGGAAGGCGGCAAGCTCTCGGGCTCGCGTACCCTGATTGTGGGTGACGTGAACAGCCAGGCGGTCTACATCGAGGAGTACATTTCGCCCTCTAAGGTGGCCGCCTCGGTGAACACCTCCTCCACCGAAATCATCGTGGGCAACGGAGCCAAGGTGCGCCACGCGCACATCCAGCTGCTGGGCCAGGGTTTCTACCACTTCCACCGCCAGCGGGCGCACCTCCAGCGTGATGCTGCCCTCAACGACCTGGTGGTGAACATGGGGGCGACCATCAGCCGGGCCGAGGTGCAGTCGGAGATGCTGGGGCCGGGCTCTTCCTCCGAGATGCTAGGCCTGTACTTCACCACCGGGCACGAGCATGTAGACCACTATACCCTGCAACACCACGTGGCCGACCATGCCTACTCCGACGTGCTTTACAAGGGCGCGGCCAAGGATCAGAGCCGCACGGTGTACGCGGGGCTCATCAAGGTCGAGCGGGGCGCCCAGAAAACCGATGCCTACCAGACCAACCGCAACCTGCTCCTGTCCGAAGATGCCCGTAGCGACAGCGTGCCGCAGCTCGAGATCGGGGCCAACGACGTTAAGTGCTCCCACGGCTCTTCCACCGCGCCGGTAGCCCCGGAGGAGCTGTTCTACCTGATGAGCCGCGGATTGCCGCGCCACATGGCCCAGCAAATTCTGGTAAAGGGCCATATGACTGACGTGCTGACCCGCATCCCCATCGAGCCGCTGCGCCAGCATATCGAGCGCATTATTGAGGAAAAAGTAAGGGTATAG
- the sufB gene encoding Fe-S cluster assembly protein SufB, whose product MSDNVVVENIGNEYKYGFVDEVKPVWKAEKGLSRRVVEAISYHKDEPAWMLQFRLKALEIYQSKPVPTWGADLSGLNMDEIYFYAKPTEKRDARSWDEVPEEIRRTYEKLGIPEAERKVLAGVGAQYDSEMVYHQVKEELARLGVIFVSIEEGLKHHEDLFREYFATVIPPEDNKYAALNSAVWSGGSFVYVPKGVKVDLPLQAYFRVNTAELGQFERTIIVVDEGADMHYIEGCTAPTYTTDSFHSGVIEIVVNQGARSRYTTIQNWSHNMYNLVTQRALVKKDAYHMWLDGNLGSKVTMKYPSSYLVEEGARSDILSIAFANTGQHQDAGGKLIFAASNTGGSIVSKSISKGSGRSSYRGLIKVYEGAKHVKVNVECDALLINEESRTDTYPYMEIEDDTATVGHEATVSRLNDEQIFYLQSRGLPEDEAAALIVRGFIEPVAKELPLEYAVELNRLIELEMEGSVG is encoded by the coding sequence ATGTCAGATAACGTTGTCGTCGAGAACATCGGCAATGAATACAAGTACGGCTTTGTGGACGAAGTAAAGCCGGTCTGGAAGGCTGAGAAGGGTCTCTCGCGGCGCGTGGTGGAGGCTATCAGCTACCACAAGGACGAGCCGGCCTGGATGCTACAGTTCCGCCTGAAGGCCCTGGAAATCTACCAGTCCAAGCCAGTGCCGACCTGGGGGGCTGATCTCTCCGGGCTCAACATGGACGAGATCTACTTCTACGCTAAGCCCACCGAAAAGCGCGATGCCAGAAGCTGGGACGAGGTGCCTGAGGAGATTCGCCGCACCTATGAGAAGCTGGGTATCCCAGAGGCCGAGCGCAAGGTGCTGGCCGGGGTGGGCGCGCAGTACGACTCGGAGATGGTCTACCATCAGGTCAAGGAAGAGCTGGCCCGCCTGGGGGTGATCTTCGTCTCCATCGAGGAAGGGCTCAAGCACCACGAAGACCTCTTCCGCGAGTACTTTGCTACCGTGATTCCCCCCGAGGACAACAAGTACGCCGCGCTCAACTCGGCGGTCTGGTCGGGCGGGAGCTTTGTGTATGTGCCCAAGGGGGTTAAGGTAGACCTGCCCTTGCAGGCTTACTTCCGGGTCAATACCGCCGAGCTGGGCCAGTTCGAGCGCACCATCATCGTGGTGGACGAGGGCGCCGATATGCACTACATCGAGGGCTGCACCGCCCCCACCTACACCACCGACTCCTTCCACTCCGGGGTGATCGAGATTGTGGTGAACCAGGGCGCCCGCAGCCGCTACACCACCATCCAGAACTGGTCGCACAACATGTACAACCTGGTGACCCAGCGAGCCCTGGTCAAGAAAGATGCCTACCACATGTGGCTGGATGGCAACCTGGGCTCCAAGGTGACCATGAAGTACCCCAGCAGCTACCTGGTCGAGGAGGGGGCCCGCTCGGACATCCTCTCAATTGCCTTTGCTAACACCGGCCAGCACCAGGACGCCGGCGGCAAGCTGATTTTTGCGGCCTCCAACACGGGCGGCAGCATCGTGTCCAAGAGCATCTCCAAGGGCTCGGGCCGCAGCAGCTACCGGGGGCTGATTAAGGTGTACGAAGGGGCCAAGCACGTCAAGGTGAACGTGGAGTGCGATGCGCTCCTGATCAACGAGGAGTCCCGCACCGACACCTACCCCTACATGGAGATCGAGGACGACACCGCCACCGTGGGCCACGAGGCCACCGTGAGCCGCCTCAACGACGAGCAGATCTTCTACCTGCAAAGCCGGGGGCTGCCCGAGGACGAAGCCGCAGCGCTGATTGTGCGAGGCTTTATCGAGCCGGTAGCCAAGGAGCTGCCCCTCGAGTACGCCGTCGAGCTAAACCGACTGATTGAGCTCGAGATGGAAGGGTCGGTGGGCTAA
- the sufC gene encoding Fe-S cluster assembly ATPase SufC has protein sequence MVNQLEIRNLHAKIVDGETILNGVNLIVPKGQIHAVMGPNGAGKSTLGKIIAGDPSYEITRGDILMDGESILEMEADERARKGLFLAFQYPVEVPGVSNANFLRLALQAKKGGEVDMMEFYGKLQKALQTLEWDESILTRYLNDGFSGGEKKRNEIMHMMVLEPTYAIMDETDSGLDIDALKVVARGVNAMRGPNFGALLITHYQRLLNYIVPDAVHVMIDGRIVTSGGPELALKLEEQGYEWVKELAVTS, from the coding sequence ATGGTCAATCAACTGGAAATCCGCAACCTGCACGCCAAAATCGTGGATGGCGAGACCATTCTGAACGGAGTCAACCTGATCGTGCCCAAAGGCCAGATCCATGCTGTCATGGGGCCCAACGGGGCGGGCAAGAGCACCCTGGGGAAGATTATCGCCGGTGACCCCAGCTACGAGATCACCAGGGGCGACATCCTGATGGATGGGGAGAGCATCCTCGAGATGGAAGCCGACGAACGGGCCCGCAAGGGGCTGTTCCTGGCTTTCCAGTACCCCGTAGAGGTGCCGGGGGTGTCCAACGCCAACTTCCTGCGCTTGGCCCTGCAGGCCAAAAAGGGCGGCGAAGTGGACATGATGGAGTTCTACGGCAAACTGCAAAAGGCCTTGCAGACCCTCGAGTGGGACGAGAGCATTCTGACCCGCTACCTCAACGATGGCTTCTCCGGGGGCGAGAAGAAGCGCAACGAGATCATGCACATGATGGTGCTGGAACCCACCTACGCCATCATGGACGAGACCGATTCCGGCCTGGACATTGACGCCTTGAAGGTGGTGGCCAGAGGCGTGAACGCCATGCGGGGCCCCAACTTTGGCGCCCTGTTGATCACCCACTACCAGCGTCTGCTCAACTACATTGTGCCGGATGCGGTTCACGTGATGATTGATGGCCGCATCGTGACCTCGGGCGGCCCCGAGCTGGCGCTGAAGCTCGAGGAGCAGGGTTACGAGTGGGTGAAGGAATTGGCAGTAACAAGCTAA
- a CDS encoding pyruvate, water dikinase regulatory protein has protein sequence MERTVFIVSDHTGLTAESVARSLLAQFEAVQFRYVTRPFTNTEEEVYSLVYEINAIYERDRLRPIVFSTLANPALNDQLKTAPALHFDLFRSYLGELERELGQPPTGRVGRLHSISDNTYFTRIDAVDFALATDDGLGERYYQMADVILVGVSRAGKTPTCLFLGMQYGLRASNYPLAEDDFERETLPEPIKAHKDKIFGLTIHPARLHQIRTQRKPGSRYASLEQCEYEVRRAEQLFRRLGVRYFDTTSASIEEIAANIVQSAGLQRRFA, from the coding sequence ATGGAGCGAACGGTTTTTATTGTCTCAGACCATACGGGCCTGACCGCAGAGTCGGTTGCACGGAGTCTTCTGGCCCAGTTTGAGGCCGTGCAGTTTCGGTACGTAACGCGGCCCTTCACCAACACCGAAGAAGAGGTTTATAGCCTTGTGTACGAAATAAACGCGATTTACGAGCGCGATCGGCTGCGGCCCATCGTGTTTTCGACCCTGGCCAATCCGGCGTTAAATGACCAACTCAAAACGGCTCCAGCCCTGCACTTTGACCTGTTTCGCAGCTACCTGGGGGAGCTGGAGCGTGAACTGGGGCAGCCCCCTACAGGCCGGGTCGGGCGACTTCACAGCATTAGCGACAACACCTACTTCACCCGCATTGATGCAGTGGACTTCGCCCTAGCCACCGACGATGGCCTGGGCGAGCGCTACTACCAGATGGCCGACGTGATCCTGGTGGGGGTCAGTCGGGCCGGCAAGACCCCGACCTGCCTCTTCCTTGGTATGCAGTACGGCCTGCGAGCCTCCAACTACCCCCTGGCCGAGGACGACTTCGAGCGGGAGACCCTGCCCGAACCCATCAAGGCCCACAAAGACAAAATCTTTGGCCTGACCATTCATCCTGCTCGGCTGCACCAGATTCGCACCCAGCGGAAGCCGGGCAGTCGCTACGCTTCGCTGGAACAGTGCGAGTACGAGGTGCGCCGGGCCGAGCAGCTGTTCAGGCGGCTGGGGGTTCGTTACTTCGATACCACCAGCGCCTCCATCGAAGAAATTGCCGCCAACATCGTGCAGTCGGCGGGTTTACAGCGGCGCTTTGCCTGA